One stretch of Pigmentiphaga aceris DNA includes these proteins:
- the cyoD gene encoding cytochrome o ubiquinol oxidase subunit IV: MSAHTNTLANGHHGHHGHDDHGHDHDDGHEPSTLKGYMTGFVLAVILTVIPFWLVMGKVFESSSTTALILMGFAAVQIVVHMVYFLHMNARSEGGWNMLALIFTLVIVVITLAGSIWVMFHLNQNMMPGMMHDMKNM; encoded by the coding sequence GTGAGCGCGCATACCAATACCCTTGCCAACGGTCACCACGGTCACCACGGGCATGATGATCATGGTCATGACCATGATGACGGCCACGAACCAAGTACCCTCAAGGGATACATGACGGGCTTCGTGCTCGCCGTGATCCTGACGGTGATCCCGTTCTGGCTGGTGATGGGCAAGGTCTTTGAATCGTCCAGCACCACCGCACTGATCTTGATGGGCTTTGCTGCCGTGCAGATCGTTGTGCACATGGTCTACTTCCTGCACATGAATGCGCGTTCAGAGGGCGGCTGGAACATGCTGGCGCTGATCTTCACGCTGGTGATTGTCGTGATCACCCTGGCGGGTTCGATCTGGGTCATGTTCCACCTGAACCAGAACATGATGCCCGGCATGATGCATGACATGAAGAACATGTAA